The following proteins come from a genomic window of Solwaraspora sp. WMMA2065:
- a CDS encoding TMEM165/GDT1 family protein yields MDGFLAATAISFGVIFVAELGDKSQLMALTFATRFRTWPVLVGITAATAVVHLVSVALGYGLGVALPTGWIALAAALAFIGFGFWTLRGDTLTDEESRRAQRTTRTAVIAVFTAFFLAELGDKTMLATITLATRHGWFGTWLGSTLGMVAADALAIVVGRLLGRRLPERVIAYGAAALFFVFGCWLLVEAVVELAG; encoded by the coding sequence ATGGACGGCTTCCTTGCCGCGACCGCGATCAGCTTCGGCGTGATCTTCGTAGCCGAGCTGGGCGACAAGTCACAGCTGATGGCGTTGACCTTCGCCACCCGATTCAGGACCTGGCCGGTGCTGGTCGGTATCACTGCTGCCACCGCCGTCGTGCACCTGGTGTCGGTCGCCCTCGGGTACGGCCTCGGTGTGGCCCTGCCCACCGGCTGGATCGCGCTGGCCGCCGCGCTGGCGTTCATCGGGTTCGGCTTCTGGACGCTGCGCGGCGACACCCTCACCGACGAGGAGTCCCGCCGGGCGCAGCGGACCACCAGGACGGCGGTGATCGCCGTGTTCACCGCGTTCTTCCTCGCCGAGCTGGGGGACAAGACGATGCTGGCGACGATCACGTTGGCCACCCGGCACGGCTGGTTCGGCACCTGGCTCGGCTCCACGCTCGGCATGGTCGCGGCCGACGCACTGGCCATCGTGGTGGGCCGGCTGCTCGGCAGGCGGCTTCCCGAACGGGTGATCGCGTACGGGGCGGCCGCGCTGTTCTTCGTGTTCGGCTGCTGGCTGCTGGTCGAGGCGGTCGTCGAACTGGCCGGCTGA
- a CDS encoding cupin domain-containing protein produces the protein MQHFTIATVAEQSTDFRRVLWTGEHSQLVIMTIPPDGEIGEEVHEDIDQILTFVSGVGEALVAGERRAVAAGDLVAVPAGTKHNFVNTGPNPLVLYTVYGPPEHADGAVHHTKEEADAAEESGQDEPPTS, from the coding sequence ATGCAGCACTTCACGATCGCCACCGTCGCTGAGCAGAGCACCGATTTCCGCCGGGTGCTCTGGACCGGTGAGCATTCCCAGCTTGTGATCATGACCATTCCGCCGGACGGCGAAATCGGCGAGGAGGTCCACGAGGACATCGACCAGATCCTCACCTTCGTCAGCGGTGTCGGCGAAGCGCTGGTGGCCGGCGAGCGGCGGGCCGTCGCCGCCGGGGACCTGGTCGCCGTGCCGGCCGGCACCAAACACAACTTCGTCAACACCGGTCCCAATCCACTGGTGCTCTACACCGTCTACGGCCCGCCGGAGCACGCCGACGGTGCGGTACACCACACCAAGGAGGAGGCGGACGCGGCGGAGGAGTCCGGCCAGGACGAGCCGCCCACGTCGTGA
- a CDS encoding ATP/GTP-binding protein, with protein sequence MPSPDRPTAGPPPTARHRAPPRTAPIPVKIVVAGGFGVGKTTTVGAISEIVPLTTEAEMTAVSVGVDDPGPESGKTTTTVAMDFGCVTIDQSLKLYLFGTPGQTRFGFMWDDLARGALGALVVVDSSRLDDCYPAVDYFERAGLPFVVGVNTFHGRLGHSIDEVKWALATGPAVPVVAYDARDRLSVRDALLVVLDRALDRAVRSQPS encoded by the coding sequence GTGCCATCTCCTGACCGGCCGACCGCCGGACCGCCCCCGACAGCCCGGCACCGCGCCCCACCCCGGACCGCGCCGATCCCGGTCAAGATCGTCGTGGCGGGTGGCTTCGGGGTGGGCAAGACCACCACCGTCGGGGCCATCTCCGAGATCGTCCCGCTGACCACCGAGGCGGAGATGACCGCCGTCTCCGTCGGGGTCGACGACCCCGGCCCAGAGTCCGGCAAGACCACCACGACCGTCGCGATGGACTTCGGCTGTGTCACGATCGACCAGAGTCTGAAGCTGTATCTGTTCGGCACCCCGGGTCAGACCCGCTTCGGGTTCATGTGGGACGACCTGGCCCGGGGGGCGTTGGGCGCACTGGTCGTGGTGGACAGCTCACGCCTGGACGACTGCTACCCCGCCGTTGACTACTTCGAACGGGCCGGGCTGCCGTTCGTGGTGGGAGTAAATACCTTCCACGGCCGCCTTGGTCATAGCATTGACGAGGTCAAGTGGGCGTTGGCGACCGGCCCGGCCGTTCCGGTCGTCGCGTACGACGCCCGCGACCGGCTGTCGGTCCGAGACGCCCTGCTGGTGGTCCTGGACCGGGCGCTGGACCGAGCGGTACGGAGTCAGCCATCCTGA
- a CDS encoding DUF742 domain-containing protein translates to MTRPPYGADEPVDPQPRIRPYLRTPPSGDTPAAGGGPPGVGGSDGGVPDRSDGDAAATTLRPFVLTAGRVTGADPDINLETQVTARVPDPFDPGPSGSGLAPELRAIISLAADPISVAELSARLGLHLGVTRVLVGDLRASAHLDVHVPDVDAPADADTILRVIRGLRAIS, encoded by the coding sequence GTGACCCGACCGCCGTACGGGGCGGACGAGCCGGTCGATCCGCAGCCGCGCATCCGCCCCTACCTGCGTACCCCGCCGTCGGGTGACACCCCGGCGGCGGGCGGGGGTCCGCCCGGCGTCGGCGGGTCCGACGGCGGCGTGCCGGACCGGTCGGACGGCGACGCCGCGGCGACGACGCTGCGGCCGTTCGTGCTGACCGCCGGTCGGGTAACCGGGGCGGACCCGGACATCAACCTGGAGACGCAGGTGACCGCGCGGGTTCCGGACCCCTTCGACCCCGGCCCCTCGGGATCCGGCCTCGCCCCTGAACTGCGGGCGATCATCTCGCTCGCCGCCGACCCGATCTCCGTCGCGGAACTCTCCGCCCGGCTGGGGCTGCACCTGGGGGTGACCCGGGTGCTCGTCGGCGATCTGCGCGCCTCCGCCCATCTCGACGTCCACGTACCCGACGTCGACGCCCCTGCCGATGCCGACACCATCCTGCGAGTGATCCGTGGACTACGTGCCATCTCCTGA
- a CDS encoding roadblock/LC7 domain-containing protein, which produces MNSPYTPDTAERPTTPAGNGSGSLSAEAQTFNWLLDSFTSSTAGVREAIAVSSDGLLMAMSAIQDRANAERLAAVVSGMTSLAGGAANWYSLGTLNRVVVDMADGYLLVSSISSGSVLGVIADRSASLGTVAYEMTLFAGRAGGPLTPRLIAELKNSVQS; this is translated from the coding sequence ATGAACAGTCCCTACACGCCGGACACCGCGGAACGCCCGACGACCCCGGCCGGCAATGGCAGCGGCTCGCTGAGCGCCGAAGCGCAGACCTTCAACTGGTTGCTGGACTCGTTCACCTCCAGCACCGCCGGTGTCCGCGAAGCCATCGCGGTCTCCTCCGACGGACTGCTGATGGCCATGTCCGCGATTCAGGACCGGGCCAATGCCGAGCGGCTGGCGGCGGTGGTGTCCGGCATGACCAGTCTGGCCGGTGGTGCGGCGAACTGGTACTCGCTCGGCACGTTGAACCGGGTGGTGGTGGACATGGCCGACGGCTACCTGCTGGTCAGTTCGATCAGCTCCGGGTCGGTGCTGGGGGTGATCGCCGACCGCTCGGCCAGCCTCGGCACGGTCGCCTACGAGATGACCCTGTTCGCCGGGCGCGCCGGTGGCCCGCTCACTCCCCGGCTGATCGCCGAGTTGAAGAACTCCGTCCAGTCGTGA
- a CDS encoding nitrate- and nitrite sensing domain-containing protein: MIPLIAVAALAVPIVIDRAALAGRAADTVRTVQTGGQIGSLAQDLQQERLLAIGYLLDSVDRSRLVLQEAAVTDRVADLRAELGDHLGTELAAAVDAVDDLAEVRSAVRDRTATSDQVMTTYGDLIERLIDGLKLVDSADVATPEGRQIVALDAALRLDAAISAGATHMLLVVGSRDPQSATRYAMSLVAAQENAARFSRFATADQVALYSLVEEALDQRLGSGFTATSQAGAQDGFTVDPTQALAGLSVTTLFPALESLIALGRFVERKIVIDVTVDVTRRQEQILFIAYSVVAGALLVLLAVVALSLYVARSVAQPLARLTSSADRVARIAEAELVRVADDESERPDPVRLDPVEVSATDEIGDLARAFERVQQTAARLVERQVSSRRNVAQMFGHVGRRTQNLVSRQLAIIDRLEREETDPRRLQHLYRLDHVSSRLRRNAGSLVVLSGATGAEEHMAPLPVSDVIRLALGEIEEYTRVDVQAPAGYALQPSVIADLVLLLAELMENGTVFSPPHTRVTVAAGPLDDGLRVSVIDRGLGLSPARLAEENARLTRRERLDLVPTEVLGLFVVGRLARRHAMAVELTATPGGGVTVTVDLGPDLIVPATGAPGRAVATGPTGRPPAVAPTIAPLPGTVPANAVLIGTAPGGPPGDGPSGDRPTAVTPAAPGGPRLERTVARASVRTGVPDGSGAGFDSSAVQRATRSLGTGTPWNAFGTAAAGAGAPAAGSDTTAAGTGTPATGTPAEPARAPDQPAAAPTAEPVGRGPLRQRVPGAQHPVGGGPAALSDAPADPVAARALLEEFEAGVRRAQREVAQDPTVARSDRLTQRVPGASLPDPPPASASPGKGQPWPPDPQQAKESLDEFETGVQRALTEITTTFQHGSKGTNG; this comes from the coding sequence ATGATCCCGCTGATCGCGGTCGCTGCCCTGGCGGTGCCGATCGTGATCGACCGCGCCGCGCTGGCCGGCCGAGCCGCCGACACGGTCCGCACCGTGCAGACCGGCGGCCAGATCGGCTCGCTCGCCCAGGACCTGCAGCAGGAGCGTCTGCTGGCGATCGGCTACCTGCTGGACAGCGTGGATCGGTCCCGACTGGTGTTGCAGGAGGCGGCCGTCACCGACCGGGTCGCCGACCTCCGGGCGGAGCTGGGTGACCACCTCGGCACCGAACTGGCCGCAGCGGTCGACGCTGTCGACGACCTCGCTGAGGTCCGGTCCGCGGTACGCGACCGCACGGCAACCAGCGATCAGGTGATGACCACGTACGGCGATCTCATCGAGCGGTTGATCGATGGATTGAAGCTGGTCGACTCGGCCGACGTCGCCACCCCTGAGGGACGCCAGATCGTAGCGTTGGACGCCGCGCTGCGGCTGGATGCCGCGATCAGCGCCGGAGCGACTCACATGCTGCTGGTGGTCGGATCCCGCGATCCGCAGTCCGCCACCCGGTACGCGATGAGCCTGGTCGCCGCGCAGGAGAACGCCGCCCGGTTCAGCCGATTCGCCACCGCCGATCAGGTGGCCCTCTACAGCCTGGTCGAGGAGGCACTCGACCAGCGGCTCGGCAGCGGGTTCACCGCCACCTCCCAGGCCGGCGCGCAGGACGGCTTCACAGTCGACCCGACCCAAGCGTTGGCCGGCCTGTCCGTAACCACGTTGTTCCCGGCCCTGGAATCGCTGATCGCCCTCGGCCGGTTCGTCGAACGCAAGATCGTCATCGACGTCACAGTCGACGTGACCCGACGGCAGGAACAGATCCTGTTCATCGCGTACAGCGTGGTGGCTGGTGCGCTGCTGGTCCTGCTGGCGGTCGTCGCGTTGAGTCTGTACGTGGCCCGGTCGGTCGCCCAGCCGCTGGCCAGGCTCACCTCCTCGGCCGACCGTGTCGCCCGGATCGCCGAGGCGGAGCTGGTACGGGTGGCCGATGACGAGTCGGAACGCCCCGACCCGGTGCGCCTCGACCCGGTCGAGGTTTCCGCCACCGACGAGATCGGCGATCTGGCCCGCGCCTTCGAACGGGTACAGCAGACCGCCGCCCGGCTCGTCGAACGACAGGTGTCGAGCCGACGCAACGTGGCGCAGATGTTCGGCCACGTCGGACGGCGGACCCAGAACCTGGTGAGCCGCCAGTTGGCGATCATCGACCGGCTGGAGCGGGAGGAGACCGACCCGCGCCGGCTGCAGCATCTCTACCGGCTCGACCACGTCTCCAGCCGGCTGCGGCGCAACGCCGGCAGCCTGGTGGTGCTCTCCGGGGCGACCGGCGCCGAGGAGCACATGGCCCCGCTGCCGGTCTCCGACGTCATCCGGCTCGCTCTCGGCGAGATCGAGGAGTACACCCGGGTCGACGTGCAGGCACCGGCCGGGTACGCCCTGCAGCCGTCGGTCATCGCCGACCTGGTGCTGCTGCTGGCCGAGCTGATGGAGAACGGCACCGTCTTCTCCCCACCGCACACCCGGGTGACCGTGGCCGCCGGACCGCTCGACGACGGCCTGCGGGTCAGCGTCATCGACCGTGGGCTCGGGCTGTCCCCGGCACGACTGGCCGAGGAGAACGCCCGGCTGACCCGACGGGAACGGCTCGACCTGGTACCGACCGAGGTCCTCGGCCTGTTCGTGGTCGGCCGACTCGCCCGCCGGCATGCGATGGCCGTCGAGTTGACCGCAACGCCGGGCGGCGGGGTCACGGTGACGGTCGACCTGGGACCGGACCTGATCGTGCCGGCCACCGGCGCCCCTGGACGGGCCGTGGCCACCGGTCCCACCGGCCGGCCACCAGCGGTCGCGCCCACCATCGCGCCGCTGCCCGGCACGGTCCCCGCCAACGCCGTGCTGATTGGCACCGCACCGGGCGGTCCGCCCGGAGACGGTCCGTCCGGAGACAGGCCGACGGCCGTGACGCCGGCGGCCCCCGGCGGACCCCGTCTGGAACGGACCGTCGCCCGGGCCAGCGTCCGCACCGGCGTGCCGGACGGCTCCGGCGCTGGCTTCGACTCGTCGGCGGTGCAGCGGGCCACCCGGTCGCTCGGCACCGGAACCCCGTGGAACGCGTTCGGCACCGCAGCGGCCGGGGCCGGTGCCCCGGCCGCCGGCTCCGACACCACTGCGGCCGGCACGGGTACGCCAGCGACCGGCACGCCGGCCGAACCAGCCAGGGCACCGGATCAGCCGGCGGCAGCCCCCACCGCCGAGCCGGTGGGACGTGGGCCGCTGCGGCAACGCGTTCCCGGTGCCCAGCACCCGGTCGGCGGCGGACCGGCGGCGCTCAGCGACGCACCGGCCGACCCGGTCGCCGCACGGGCACTGCTGGAGGAGTTCGAGGCCGGGGTACGGCGGGCGCAGCGGGAGGTGGCGCAGGACCCGACGGTCGCCAGGTCGGACCGCCTCACCCAGCGGGTGCCCGGCGCGAGCCTGCCCGACCCGCCCCCGGCCAGCGCATCCCCCGGCAAGGGCCAGCCCTGGCCGCCGGACCCGCAGCAGGCCAAGGAGTCCCTGGACGAGTTCGAGACGGGCGTTCAGCGCGCGCTCACCGAGATCACCACCACCTTCCAGCACGGCAGCAAAGGAACCAACGGATGA
- a CDS encoding trehalase family glycosidase — MSSISTAHTAIASIPVTDRLPAEQLTERTPADLWHMARAVLDANWSRNHTVPSRTLYPHQWSWDAAFIAIGLARIDPDRAWHDLRSLFLAQWPDGRVPHIVFDPDVAERDYFPGPGFWQVPLRRPGHPDGTGIVQPPAHAVAIWEIYQRAPGPQAEAELRWFYPRLVAAQDYLSSSRDVGGDGLASIVHPWESGLDNSPAWDAALSAVPADLGVLVGRQRHDNRVAAASHRPTDEDYARFVALALAYRDGGYRDDELAARHDFVVECPTFNALLAAAEHALARIAAVVGADPAVHLDRAARITRAVDDQLWDPRTGMYHARDVRTGRLSPARCVSGLVPLILPGLPPDRVAALVATAESHRFGLSASMPVTSYDRAAVDFDPVRYWRGPVWININWLLRRGLREHGHLDQAETLRDAMLELVRRSGYYEYFHPETGDGVGSAAFSWTAALVLDLLGEGEAPPVGGPID; from the coding sequence ATGAGCAGTATCAGCACCGCCCACACGGCCATCGCGAGCATCCCGGTCACGGACCGGCTACCGGCCGAACAACTCACCGAACGCACGCCCGCCGACCTGTGGCACATGGCCAGAGCCGTGCTCGACGCCAACTGGTCGCGCAACCACACCGTGCCGTCGCGCACCCTCTACCCGCACCAGTGGAGCTGGGACGCGGCGTTCATCGCGATCGGCCTGGCCCGGATCGACCCCGATCGGGCCTGGCACGACCTGCGCAGCCTGTTCCTGGCGCAGTGGCCGGACGGACGGGTCCCGCACATCGTCTTCGACCCGGACGTCGCCGAACGCGACTACTTCCCCGGACCGGGATTCTGGCAGGTGCCGCTGCGCCGCCCCGGGCACCCGGACGGCACCGGCATCGTCCAGCCGCCCGCCCACGCCGTCGCCATCTGGGAGATCTACCAACGGGCACCGGGGCCGCAGGCGGAAGCCGAGCTGCGCTGGTTCTACCCACGGCTGGTCGCCGCTCAGGACTACCTGTCGAGCAGTCGCGACGTCGGCGGGGACGGGTTGGCCAGCATCGTGCACCCCTGGGAGTCCGGCCTGGACAACAGCCCGGCCTGGGATGCGGCGCTGTCCGCCGTACCGGCCGACCTCGGCGTGCTCGTCGGGCGGCAGCGGCATGACAACCGGGTGGCCGCAGCGTCCCACCGGCCGACCGATGAGGACTACGCCCGGTTCGTCGCGCTGGCACTGGCGTACCGCGACGGCGGCTACCGGGACGACGAGCTGGCCGCCCGACACGACTTCGTGGTCGAGTGTCCGACCTTCAACGCGTTGCTGGCCGCCGCCGAACACGCGCTCGCCCGGATCGCCGCCGTGGTCGGCGCAGATCCAGCGGTCCACCTGGACCGCGCCGCGCGGATCACCCGGGCCGTCGACGACCAACTGTGGGATCCGCGGACCGGCATGTACCACGCCCGGGACGTCCGGACCGGACGGCTCAGCCCGGCACGCTGCGTGAGCGGACTGGTCCCGCTGATCCTGCCCGGCCTACCGCCCGACCGGGTCGCGGCGCTCGTGGCTACGGCCGAGTCGCACCGGTTCGGGCTGTCAGCGTCGATGCCGGTGACCAGCTACGACCGGGCCGCCGTCGACTTCGACCCGGTGCGGTACTGGCGCGGACCGGTGTGGATCAATATCAACTGGCTGCTCCGTCGGGGACTTCGTGAGCATGGCCATCTGGATCAGGCCGAAACTCTGCGTGACGCGATGCTGGAACTGGTTCGCCGGTCCGGTTACTACGAGTATTTCCACCCGGAGACCGGCGACGGGGTCGGCTCGGCGGCATTCAGCTGGACCGCAGCGCTGGTGCTCGATCTGCTGGGCGAAGGCGAGGCTCCGCCGGTCGGCGGTCCGATCGATTAG
- a CDS encoding aldo/keto reductase, giving the protein MPLLGFGTWQASGDAGYRAVRAALDAGYRHVDTATMYGNEAEVGRAIKDSGIARDEIFVTTKLPPDRVGREAETLAVSLAALGTEYVDLWLIHWPPAGGAGVPTWREFVAHRDTGAVRAIGVSNYGLDQIDELTERTGVVPAVNQVPWAPAMHDPRTVAEHRDRGVVLEGYSPFKNTDLDDPVLVRVAAAHRVSAAQVVLRWHIQHGIVVIPKSVTPERIRGNADVFGFTLSAEEMATVDALRD; this is encoded by the coding sequence ATGCCGCTGCTCGGGTTCGGCACCTGGCAGGCGTCGGGCGACGCCGGGTACCGGGCGGTCCGAGCGGCATTGGACGCCGGCTACCGGCACGTCGACACCGCCACGATGTACGGCAACGAGGCCGAGGTCGGCCGGGCGATCAAGGACAGCGGAATCGCCCGGGACGAGATCTTCGTCACCACCAAGCTGCCACCCGATCGGGTCGGGCGGGAGGCGGAGACGCTGGCCGTGAGCCTGGCCGCGCTGGGCACCGAGTACGTCGACCTGTGGCTGATCCACTGGCCTCCGGCCGGCGGTGCCGGCGTGCCGACCTGGCGCGAGTTCGTCGCCCACCGGGACACCGGTGCGGTGCGGGCGATCGGTGTCTCCAACTACGGCCTCGACCAGATCGACGAGCTGACCGAGCGGACCGGGGTGGTGCCGGCGGTCAACCAGGTGCCGTGGGCGCCGGCGATGCACGATCCGCGTACGGTGGCCGAGCACCGTGACCGCGGGGTGGTGCTGGAGGGGTACAGCCCGTTCAAGAACACCGACCTCGACGACCCGGTGCTGGTGCGGGTCGCCGCGGCCCACCGGGTGAGCGCCGCCCAGGTGGTGCTGCGCTGGCACATCCAGCACGGCATCGTGGTGATTCCCAAGTCGGTCACTCCGGAGCGGATCCGCGGCAACGCCGACGTCTTCGGCTTCACCCTCTCCGCCGAGGAGATGGCCACAGTCGACGCCCTGCGCGACTGA
- a CDS encoding cellulose binding domain-containing protein: protein MRRPIRAAAAAVLLLTGGLVTVVAATPAQADTRICEQYGSTTIQGRYVVQNNRWGTTAEQCINVTDTGFSVTSQQGSSPTNGAPVSYPSIFYGCHYTNCSPGTNLPIQVSRISNAPTSINYRYVGNGTYNASYDIWLDPTPRTNGVSQMEIMIWFHRQGSIQPIGSPVGNATVAGRNWQVWTGSNGSNNVVSYLAPSSITSWSFNVLDFIADVRARGQITNSWYLTSVQAGFEPWNGGVGLGVNSFSGSVSTGGAPPTTAPPTTAPPTSQPPGGGGCRVSYTANTWNNGYTADVRVTNTGGGTINGWTLAYQLPAGQTVGNSWNATVTQSGSSVTARNVGWNGTLAPGATTSFGYQASYSGNYSSPSSFALNGTTCTTG from the coding sequence ATGCGACGTCCGATCCGCGCCGCCGCCGCAGCCGTCCTGCTGCTCACCGGCGGCCTCGTCACCGTGGTCGCCGCCACACCAGCCCAGGCCGACACGCGAATCTGCGAACAATACGGCAGCACCACCATTCAGGGCCGCTACGTGGTGCAGAACAACCGCTGGGGCACCACCGCCGAACAGTGCATCAACGTGACCGACACCGGCTTCTCGGTGACCTCGCAGCAGGGCAGCTCGCCGACCAATGGCGCGCCGGTGTCGTACCCGTCGATTTTCTACGGCTGCCATTACACCAACTGCTCTCCCGGCACCAACCTGCCGATCCAGGTCAGCCGGATCAGCAACGCGCCGACCAGCATCAACTACCGGTACGTCGGTAACGGGACGTACAACGCCTCGTACGACATCTGGCTCGACCCGACCCCGCGCACCAACGGCGTCAGCCAGATGGAGATCATGATCTGGTTCCACCGGCAGGGCTCCATCCAGCCGATCGGCTCGCCGGTCGGCAACGCCACCGTCGCCGGCCGCAACTGGCAGGTCTGGACCGGCAGCAACGGTTCCAACAACGTGGTGTCCTACCTGGCCCCGTCGTCGATCACCAGTTGGAGCTTCAACGTGCTCGACTTCATCGCCGACGTCCGGGCCCGAGGGCAAATCACCAACTCCTGGTACCTGACCAGCGTCCAGGCCGGCTTCGAGCCGTGGAACGGCGGCGTCGGCCTCGGGGTGAACTCCTTTTCCGGTTCGGTCTCCACCGGCGGCGCCCCGCCGACCACCGCCCCGCCGACCACCGCCCCGCCGACCAGTCAGCCGCCCGGTGGTGGCGGGTGCCGGGTCAGCTACACGGCGAACACCTGGAACAACGGCTACACCGCCGACGTACGCGTCACCAACACCGGTGGTGGCACCATCAACGGTTGGACGTTGGCCTACCAGCTGCCGGCCGGGCAGACGGTCGGCAACTCGTGGAACGCCACCGTCACCCAGAGCGGATCGTCGGTGACCGCCCGGAACGTGGGCTGGAACGGCACGCTGGCGCCGGGGGCGACCACCTCGTTCGGTTACCAGGCCAGCTACAGCGGCAACTACTCCTCACCGAGCAGCTTCGCCCTCAACGGCACCACCTGCACCACCGGCTGA
- a CDS encoding IclR family transcriptional regulator, giving the protein MAAQEGFQPVKSAGRTLEVLEALAATPDRRSLGELTRVLQIPKSSLHGILRTMMHRGWVETDPTGTRFGLGVRALQVGAAYLAADNAVSLLDGVLDALAGQFGETVHLGRLDGPHVVYLAKRESVHPLRLYSAIGRHLPAHATALGKALLAEHPDDVVDQLLSWPLRRMTRRTITDPATLHAALAEVRAQGWAVDREENAEGIVCLAMAMPLRRPAADAISLSVPATRIDAAGEARMVEALRAAADQMAAARGLISR; this is encoded by the coding sequence ATGGCGGCGCAGGAGGGTTTCCAGCCGGTGAAGTCCGCCGGCCGGACGTTGGAGGTGCTGGAGGCGCTGGCCGCCACCCCTGACCGCCGGTCCCTCGGCGAACTGACACGGGTCCTGCAGATCCCGAAGAGCAGCCTGCACGGAATTCTGCGCACGATGATGCACCGTGGCTGGGTGGAGACCGATCCCACCGGCACCCGGTTCGGCCTCGGCGTACGGGCGCTGCAGGTGGGCGCGGCGTACCTGGCCGCCGACAACGCGGTCAGCCTGCTGGACGGCGTGCTCGACGCGCTGGCCGGGCAGTTCGGTGAGACCGTCCATCTCGGCCGGCTGGACGGCCCGCACGTGGTCTACCTGGCCAAGCGCGAGTCGGTGCACCCGCTGCGGCTGTACAGCGCGATCGGCCGACACCTGCCGGCGCACGCCACCGCACTGGGCAAGGCGCTGCTCGCCGAACATCCGGACGACGTCGTCGACCAACTGCTGAGCTGGCCGTTGCGCCGGATGACCCGGCGAACCATCACCGACCCGGCCACCCTGCACGCCGCGCTGGCCGAGGTCCGCGCCCAGGGCTGGGCCGTCGACCGGGAGGAGAACGCTGAGGGGATCGTCTGCCTGGCGATGGCGATGCCACTGCGGCGGCCGGCCGCCGACGCGATCAGCCTGTCCGTCCCAGCGACCCGGATCGACGCCGCCGGCGAGGCCCGGATGGTCGAGGCACTGCGGGCCGCCGCCGACCAGATGGCCGCCGCCCGCGGGCTGATCTCCCGCTGA